The Hypomesus transpacificus isolate Combined female chromosome 2, fHypTra1, whole genome shotgun sequence genome window below encodes:
- the pogzb gene encoding uncharacterized protein pogzb isoform X2 — translation MDTDLFMECEEEELEPWQLVDDDVEEDDMNIMECHDNAQQTVLSAGCSSVGTIKTLLSTTTPSMTVSSRPNPSAPLVASAPMPAVASLVPTGIAQGQQLFLTQTSSGLGTILLPTGKPGTHSSINQPIFLTSQGFPVQNVRPAQNTINPMGFVLNMPNQPFQPITLLAGSPGAHVLRPVVGVPKVVPRAQPAQVRPQIQIHQFRAPTAPVQPRTTMAINIPTIKIPATLTIHTSQAGNASKVTFATSNTTDTLSTAATTTLHLNSQTQSVSKSSQQMKCPRCGSHFKMQAALQGHMCFCCPDIVNTTYASSTTVNTLGSPSRVVSANTSQAPVNTLSPSKLVMNVECFYYGTKKGYHEPDPNIYIRKTPMKCQVCSMTLIDNVSMMSHMWFHSNQGSQSSLSNALKSCQYCFRQFCSTKQWKCHLDKVHSPIEYPCICKICEWVFESEHVFLNHMKATHKPGEMPYICQVCEYSSSFFSHVYNHFLLYHRKTVYLLCVYCLKIFRNETSYQQHFLRHQNHKAFHCNKCRLQFIVLQDLIEHKTQHHRTVCKPKELEGLPSGTKVIIRARPANEIQVARRNPLMPVDPEFPPFPMQEPAHHYSALKLLKLKSPKKLPLSIESQQVKGNPHKRKSVSKMLDMLTKFQDKSGMLLDQRCMECGTGVASFPDHYPTSVRCLLCTYKTCCSRSYAEHMIDNHVPQTNVKSFPLHKKPPPCYFKLQCSGCDFSSPTGDLMAKHLVQNLDHKKSTCERKKYVEYDIGFCQDEELEKNEDLQKPAWALIEHWTKPLPPGVYGAITETLNFTGNSGPQHSLSKNSDAIDYFNLLFPKDLIELIAYETNAHVKTCQFLGWHDLNWIPVTTHDIKVFIGLSILMGLENLAELPHYWSWKHNAKCDTFFRAMTFIRFQQISSNICMGSLLTEEHSGNASSDKFHIFQPMHNILGPAMWNAYQPNQCLSIDRALLPSHEDKTSSTKGDSKAPPQVWLLCDSKSGYCHRFLIQLEKEKNIDLGFSVVSPLVEGLHEKHHQLFLASSLTSVPLMQKLLDQGIYSSSSFPTQSPIIPKEIWEQGRVEKPGDFLQRQYGPLLATRWMDTKEMGCLSTNAKPGEPDTVWRKSQTKVGELSPINRPLAFRLLQENMRGVDICKQLLACNPLGGLQHNKYWKSLFCFLVNLSIVNAFIVLRESRKDNPPLWVQDGLFTQVAFRKRLGNQLLKSVRKRTWVSAEFKVDTVQKKKRLRVQVKTEASTQQLDGDERKSVRHRMVRLTPRTRRCRTCHLKNLRHESVYGCIICKINLCKRTSCFWEYHGYPPNTQGNTKVGFVEDETSRSNQWVTSDQEDDIDLGMAPVEEMDSDTDDDSQFEVIGEETSHQRESKPPLLLPMPAEPPDETQTELPVVKDNVDVLSARQLRIALFALCSGISLASADFSTQPQLIQKWLSDKRRQLMHDSKEQDRGKAAESLVEWVLSQRELQLPVNESNLFHKASEFHKQGSGSFRISYDWAVGFMLQHKLGLRPPGRAPTVSLSLPRSMENDISDFTKFTSRVIHVHKIPHTAIAAMDELYVFVDFKWLADETKVEKHAALCMVGSGDPLFTIYLAALADGTLLPTLVLTKEPLPDSVPSNHVILVAKQECMTREDDLDLWLSRVWQQHMPEKSHSNKAMLILDGHREHVSDHFLGTLSDCCTLPAVVPTGCTSRVQPVEMCIRPILQRFLIARWAQLATEDGLTGASCKDVVQLLTNWLVEALSCLADQPELVWKSFLITGLLTEQKNHETIQSLENTQSMLLTTLTGVLVGPELAAFEQEDEEDTHSEERDLVGKVDHVLPQPLVETDMDKIEVGEDMDEEDVEKTDDEDEDVIEDEDKMDED, via the exons ATGGACACTGACTTATTTATGGAGTGTGAGGAAGAGGAATTGGAGCCATGGCAACTGGTTGACGACGATGTGGAAGAAGATGACATGAATATAATGGAGTGTCACGATAACG CACAGCAAACTGTCCTCAGTGCAGGCTGCTCGTCTGTGGGGACCAtcaaaacactgctctccactaCAACGC CTTCTATGACAGTATCATCGCGACCCAACCCCTCTGCTCCCCTAGTGGCGTCTGCCCCCATGCCGGCTGTTGCTTCTCTGGTGCCAACGGGCATCGCCCAGGGACAACAGCTGTTCCTGACACAAACCTCATCAGGACTGGGCACCATACTGCTGCCCACGGGCAAGCCTGGCACCCACTCATCCATCAACCAGCCCATCTTCTTGACTTCACAG GGATTCCCAGTCCAGAATGTGCGGCCTGCACAGAACACAATCAACCCAATGGGCTTTGTGTTGAACATGCCAAATCAGCCTTTTCAGCCTATTACTCTGCTTGCTG GGTCTCCTGGTGCCCATGTGCTTCGACCTGTGGTAGGGGTGCCCAAGGTAGTCCCTAGGGCCCAGCCTGCCCAGGTGAGACCCCAAATTCAGATCCACCAATTCAGAGCCCCCACTGCTCCTGTGCAACCAAGAACCACCATGGCCATCAATATACCTACCATCAAGATACCTGCCACCCTCACCATCCATACAAGCCAAGCTGGCAATGCGAGCAAGGTTACCTTTGCAACCTCCAATACCACGGACACCCTGTCAACTGCTGCCACCACTACCCTACACCTGAACTCACAGACACAGTCGG TTTCTAAATCCTCTCAGCAGATGAAGTGTCCTAGATGTGGAAGCCATTTCAAAATGCAAGCAGCCCTACAAGGACACATGTGT TTCTGCTGTCCAGACATCGTAAACACCACTTACGCCAGTAGCACCACGGTCAACACTCTGGGATCTCCTAGCAGGGTGGTTTCTGCAAACACTTCCCAGGCTCCTGTCAACACTTTGAGTCCCTCGAAGTTGGTCATGAATGTGGAGTGCTTTTACTATGGTACCAAGAAGGGTTATCATGAGCCGGATCCCAACATATATATCAGGAAAACCCCCATGAAGTGCCAAGTCTGCTCCATGACACTCATTGATAACGTTAG CATGATGAGCCACATGTGGTTCCACTCAAATCAGGGGTCGCAAAGTAGTCTGTCGAATGCACTCAAGTCCTGCCAGTACTGCTTCCGGCAGTTCTGCTCAACCAAACAGTGGAAATGCCATTTAGACAAAGTCCACAGTCCCATTGAATATCCCT GCATATGTAAGATTTGTGAGTGGGTGTTTGAGAGTGAGCATGTGTTCCTGAACCACATGAAGGCCACCCACAAACCAGGCGAGATGCCATACATCTGCCAG GTGTGCGAATACAGCTCATCCTTCTTCTCACATGTGTATAACCACTTCCTGTTGTATCACCGTAAGACAGTCTACTTGCTCTGTGTCTACTGCCTGAAAATTTTCAGGAATGAGACGTCCTACCAACAACACTTTTTGCGCCACCag AATCACAAAGCTTTCCACTGCAACAAATGTCGCCTCCAGTTCATCGTCTTACAGGACCTGATAGAGCACAAGACGCAGCACCACCGCACTGTTTGCAAGCCCAAAGAGTTGGAAGGCTTGCCATCAGGGACTAAA GTGATCATCAGGGCCCGGCCTGCAAACGAGATCCAAGTTGCCAGGAGGAACCCACTCATGCCTGTTGATCCTGAGTTCCCCCCTTTTCCCATGCAAGAACCTGCCCATCACTACAGCGCCTTGAAACTTCTGAAGTTGAAGTCACCCAAAAAATTGCCATTGTCCATAGAATCTCAGCAGGTCAAAGGCAACCCACACAAAAGAAAATCAGTCAGCAAAATGCTGGATATGCTGACTAAGTTCCAGGACAAAAG TGGCATGCTCCTGGACCAGAGGTGTATGGAGTGTGGAACAGGTGTGGCCAGTTTCCCCGACCACTACCCTACCTCCGTGCGGTGTTTGCTGTGCACCTACAAGACTTGTTGCTCCCGCTCCTATGCTGAACACATGATCGA CAACCATGTACCTCAAACAAACGTCAAGTCTTTTCCTCTGCATAAGAAGCCACCCCCCTG ttaTTTTAAGCTACAGTGTTCTGGGTGTGACTTTTCCTCCCCTACTGGTGACCTTATGGCCAAGCACTTGGTCCAAAACCTAGACCACAAGAAAAGCACATGTGAACGAAAGA AATATGTGGAGTATGACATTGGATTCTGCCAAGACGAGGAACTAGAAAAGAATGAAGACTTACAGAAGCCTGCTTGGGCTTTAATAGAACACTGGACAAAACCTCTCCCTCCGGGTGTTTACGGTGCCATTACCGAGACCCTTAACTTCACTGGAAACTCTGGCCCTCAACATTCCTTATCTAAGAACAGTGATGCCATAGACTACTTCAACTTGCTTTTCCCCAAGGATCTCATTGAACTCATTGCCTACGAGACCAATGCACATGTCAAGACTTGCCAGTTCCTTGGCTGGCATGACCTTAACTGGATCCCCGTCACGACCCATGATATCAAAGTCTTCATTGGTCTAAGTATCCTTATGGGCCTCGAGAACCTTGCTGAACTACCACATTATTGGTCCTGGAAGCACAATGCAAAATGTGACACCTTTTTCCGAGCCATGACATTCATTCGCTTTCAGCAGATATCTTCTAACATCTGTATGGGGAGTCTCCTGACTGAGGAGCATAGTGGCAATGCCAGCAGTGATAAGTTCCATATTTTCCAGCCCATGCATAACATTTTGGGCCCTGCCATGTGGAACGCCTACCAGCCCAACCAGTGCCTGTCCATAGACCGTGCTCTGCTGCCCAGTCATGAGGACAAAACCAGCTCCACCAAAGGGGACTCCAAGGCTCCACCACAGGTGTGGCTGCTCTGCGACTCCAAGTCAGGCTACTGCCACAGGTTTCTCATTCAGTTGGAGAAGGAGAAAAATATTGATTTGGGGTTCAGTGTCGTCTCCCCACTGGTGGAGGGCCTTCATGAAAAACACCACCAACTCTTCCTGGCCAGTTCCTTGACTTCTGTGCCACTCATGCAGAAGCTTCTAGACCAGGGCATATATTCTTCAAGCTCCTTCCCCACTCAAAGTCCCATCATTCCCAAAGAGATCTGGGAGCAGGGCAGAGTGGAGAAGCCTGGGGACTTCCTGCAAAGGCAGTACGGCCCCCTGTTGGCCACCCGCTGGATGGACACCAAGGAGATGGGCTGCCTGTCCACAAATGCTAAGCCTGGGGAGCCAGACACGGTGTGGAGAAAGTCCCAGACCAAAGTAGGTGAACTAAGCCCCATCAACCGTCCTCTGGCCTTCAGACTCCTCCAGGAGAACATGAGGGGTGTGGATATCTGCAAGCAGCTGTTAGCCTGCAACCCACTCGGAGGCCTGCAGCACAACAAGTACTGGAAAAGTCTTTTTTGCTTCCTGGTTAATTTGAGCATCGTCAATGCATTCATTGTGCTGCGGGAGAGCCGCAAAGACAACCCACCACTGTGGGTGCAGGATGGACTTTTCACCCAGGTCGCCTTTCGCAAGCGCCTAGGAAACCAATTATTGAAGAGCGTCCGGAAACGCACATGGGTCTCTGCTGAGTTTAAAGTGGATACAGTCCAGAAGAAAAAGAGATTGAGGGTTCAGGTGAAAACAGAAGCTTCAACACAACAATTAGATGGAGACGAAAGGAAAAGTGTCAGACACAGGATGGTCAGACTCACCCCTAGGACCAGAAGATGCCGGACCTGCCATCTGAAGAACCTCCGCCACGAGAGCGTGTATGGATGCATCATTTGCAAAATCAACCTTTGCAAGAGGACATCCTGCTTCTGGGAATACCATGGCTACCCACCAAATACTCAAG GAAACACAAAGGTTGGATTTGTTGAAGATGAAACAAG CAGAAGCAATCAGTGGGTCACTTCAGACCAGGAGGATGACATAGACCTGGGAATGGCCCCAGTTGAGGAGATGGACTCGGATACCGATGATGATAGTCAGTTTGAGGTCATTGGCGAGGAGACAAGTCATCAAAGAGAATCTAAACCTCCATTATTGCTGCCCATGCCAGCAGAGCCCCCTGATGAAACTCAAACAGAGCTGCCGGTGGTTAAAGACAATGTAGATGTGCTCTCAGCTCGCCAGCTAAGGATAGCTCTATTTGCCCTATGTAGTGGAATAAGCCTCGCCTCAGCAGACTTCTCCACCCAACCCCAGCTCATCCAAAAATGGCTGTCAGACAAAAGGAGGCAACTAATGCACGATAGCAAGGAACAAGACAGAGGTAAGGCAGCAGAGAGTCTTGTGGAATGGGTCTTATCCCAGCGTGAGCTGCAACTGCCTGTCAATGAGAGTAACCTCTTCCACAAGGCCTCGGAGTTCCACAAACAGGGCAGCGGCTCCTTTCGTATCTCCTACGACTGGGCAGTGGGCTTCATGCTGCAGCATAAACTGGGTCTGCGTCCCCCAGGCAGGGCCCCTACAGTCAGCCTCAGCCTGCCACGCTCCATGGAGAACGACATCAGTGATTTCACCAAGTTCACCTCAAGAGTAATCCATGTCCACAAGATACCCCACACGGCCATAGCAGCCATGGATGAGCTGTATGTCTTTGTGGACTTCAAGTGGCTTGCAGACGAGACCAAGGTGGAGAAGCATGCAGCCCTTTGTATGGTTGGGAGTGGGGATCCTCTGTTCACTATTTACCTGGCTGCACTTGCAGATGGCACTTTGCTGCCCACCTTGGTCCTCACAAAGGAGCCGCTCCCTGACTCGGTCCCATCTAACCATGTCATACTGGTAGCGAAGCAAGAGTGCATGACCAGGGAAGATGACTTAGATCTATGGCTATCTCGGGTGTGGCAGCAGCACATGCCAGAAAAGAGCCATAGCAATAAAGCCATGCTAATCCTTGATGGCCATCGCGAGCACGTGTCTGACCACTTTCTGGGCACCCTCAGTGACTGCTGTACACTGCCGGCAGTTGTTCCTACCGGTTGTACCAGCCGTGTTCAGCCTGTAGAGATGTGCATACGACCGATACTGCAACGCTTCCTGATTGCCCGCTGGGCCCAGCTGGCAACTGAGGATGGGCTGACAGGGGCTTCATGCAAAGATGTTGTTCAGCTGCTGACAAATTGGCTAGTGGAGGCTCTATCCTGCTTAGCTGATCAGCCCGAACTGGTCTGGAAATCCTTCCTCATTACTGGGCTGCTCACTGAGCAGAAGAACCATGAGACCATTCAGAGCCTGGAAAATACCCAGTCCATGCTGTTGACTACCCTGACAGGAGTCCTGGTGGGGCCAGAGTTGGCTGCATTTGAgcaagaggatgaagaggatacACACAGTGAAGAAAGGGATTTAGTTGGGAAGGTGGATCATGTCTTACCACAGCCCCTTGTGGAAACGGATATGGACAAAATTGAAGTTGGGGAGGACATGGATGAGGAAGATGTCGAAAAaactgatgatgaagatgaggatgtAATAGAGGATGAGGACAAGATGGATGAGGATTAG
- the pogzb gene encoding uncharacterized protein pogzb isoform X4, with the protein MWKPFQNASSPTRTHFCCPDIVNTTYASSTTVNTLGSPSRVVSANTSQAPVNTLSPSKLVMNVECFYYGTKKGYHEPDPNIYIRKTPMKCQVCSMTLIDNVSMMSHMWFHSNQGSQSSLSNALKSCQYCFRQFCSTKQWKCHLDKVHSPIEYPCICKICEWVFESEHVFLNHMKATHKPGEMPYICQVCEYSSSFFSHVYNHFLLYHRKTVYLLCVYCLKIFRNETSYQQHFLRHQNHKAFHCNKCRLQFIVLQDLIEHKTQHHRTVCKPKELEGLPSGTKVIIRARPANEIQVARRNPLMPVDPEFPPFPMQEPAHHYSALKLLKLKSPKKLPLSIESQQVKGNPHKRKSVSKMLDMLTKFQDKSGMLLDQRCMECGTGVASFPDHYPTSVRCLLCTYKTCCSRSYAEHMIDNHVPQTNVKSFPLHKKPPPCYFKLQCSGCDFSSPTGDLMAKHLVQNLDHKKSTCERKKYVEYDIGFCQDEELEKNEDLQKPAWALIEHWTKPLPPGVYGAITETLNFTGNSGPQHSLSKNSDAIDYFNLLFPKDLIELIAYETNAHVKTCQFLGWHDLNWIPVTTHDIKVFIGLSILMGLENLAELPHYWSWKHNAKCDTFFRAMTFIRFQQISSNICMGSLLTEEHSGNASSDKFHIFQPMHNILGPAMWNAYQPNQCLSIDRALLPSHEDKTSSTKGDSKAPPQVWLLCDSKSGYCHRFLIQLEKEKNIDLGFSVVSPLVEGLHEKHHQLFLASSLTSVPLMQKLLDQGIYSSSSFPTQSPIIPKEIWEQGRVEKPGDFLQRQYGPLLATRWMDTKEMGCLSTNAKPGEPDTVWRKSQTKVGELSPINRPLAFRLLQENMRGVDICKQLLACNPLGGLQHNKYWKSLFCFLVNLSIVNAFIVLRESRKDNPPLWVQDGLFTQVAFRKRLGNQLLKSVRKRTWVSAEFKVDTVQKKKRLRVQVKTEASTQQLDGDERKSVRHRMVRLTPRTRRCRTCHLKNLRHESVYGCIICKINLCKRTSCFWEYHGYPPNTQGNTKVGFVEDETSRSNQWVTSDQEDDIDLGMAPVEEMDSDTDDDSQFEVIGEETSHQRESKPPLLLPMPAEPPDETQTELPVVKDNVDVLSARQLRIALFALCSGISLASADFSTQPQLIQKWLSDKRRQLMHDSKEQDRGKAAESLVEWVLSQRELQLPVNESNLFHKASEFHKQGSGSFRISYDWAVGFMLQHKLGLRPPGRAPTVSLSLPRSMENDISDFTKFTSRVIHVHKIPHTAIAAMDELYVFVDFKWLADETKVEKHAALCMVGSGDPLFTIYLAALADGTLLPTLVLTKEPLPDSVPSNHVILVAKQECMTREDDLDLWLSRVWQQHMPEKSHSNKAMLILDGHREHVSDHFLGTLSDCCTLPAVVPTGCTSRVQPVEMCIRPILQRFLIARWAQLATEDGLTGASCKDVVQLLTNWLVEALSCLADQPELVWKSFLITGLLTEQKNHETIQSLENTQSMLLTTLTGVLVGPELAAFEQEDEEDTHSEERDLVGKVDHVLPQPLVETDMDKIEVGEDMDEEDVEKTDDEDEDVIEDEDKMDED; encoded by the exons ATGTGGAAGCCATTTCAAAATGCAAGCAGCCCTACAAGGACACAT TTCTGCTGTCCAGACATCGTAAACACCACTTACGCCAGTAGCACCACGGTCAACACTCTGGGATCTCCTAGCAGGGTGGTTTCTGCAAACACTTCCCAGGCTCCTGTCAACACTTTGAGTCCCTCGAAGTTGGTCATGAATGTGGAGTGCTTTTACTATGGTACCAAGAAGGGTTATCATGAGCCGGATCCCAACATATATATCAGGAAAACCCCCATGAAGTGCCAAGTCTGCTCCATGACACTCATTGATAACGTTAG CATGATGAGCCACATGTGGTTCCACTCAAATCAGGGGTCGCAAAGTAGTCTGTCGAATGCACTCAAGTCCTGCCAGTACTGCTTCCGGCAGTTCTGCTCAACCAAACAGTGGAAATGCCATTTAGACAAAGTCCACAGTCCCATTGAATATCCCT GCATATGTAAGATTTGTGAGTGGGTGTTTGAGAGTGAGCATGTGTTCCTGAACCACATGAAGGCCACCCACAAACCAGGCGAGATGCCATACATCTGCCAG GTGTGCGAATACAGCTCATCCTTCTTCTCACATGTGTATAACCACTTCCTGTTGTATCACCGTAAGACAGTCTACTTGCTCTGTGTCTACTGCCTGAAAATTTTCAGGAATGAGACGTCCTACCAACAACACTTTTTGCGCCACCag AATCACAAAGCTTTCCACTGCAACAAATGTCGCCTCCAGTTCATCGTCTTACAGGACCTGATAGAGCACAAGACGCAGCACCACCGCACTGTTTGCAAGCCCAAAGAGTTGGAAGGCTTGCCATCAGGGACTAAA GTGATCATCAGGGCCCGGCCTGCAAACGAGATCCAAGTTGCCAGGAGGAACCCACTCATGCCTGTTGATCCTGAGTTCCCCCCTTTTCCCATGCAAGAACCTGCCCATCACTACAGCGCCTTGAAACTTCTGAAGTTGAAGTCACCCAAAAAATTGCCATTGTCCATAGAATCTCAGCAGGTCAAAGGCAACCCACACAAAAGAAAATCAGTCAGCAAAATGCTGGATATGCTGACTAAGTTCCAGGACAAAAG TGGCATGCTCCTGGACCAGAGGTGTATGGAGTGTGGAACAGGTGTGGCCAGTTTCCCCGACCACTACCCTACCTCCGTGCGGTGTTTGCTGTGCACCTACAAGACTTGTTGCTCCCGCTCCTATGCTGAACACATGATCGA CAACCATGTACCTCAAACAAACGTCAAGTCTTTTCCTCTGCATAAGAAGCCACCCCCCTG ttaTTTTAAGCTACAGTGTTCTGGGTGTGACTTTTCCTCCCCTACTGGTGACCTTATGGCCAAGCACTTGGTCCAAAACCTAGACCACAAGAAAAGCACATGTGAACGAAAGA AATATGTGGAGTATGACATTGGATTCTGCCAAGACGAGGAACTAGAAAAGAATGAAGACTTACAGAAGCCTGCTTGGGCTTTAATAGAACACTGGACAAAACCTCTCCCTCCGGGTGTTTACGGTGCCATTACCGAGACCCTTAACTTCACTGGAAACTCTGGCCCTCAACATTCCTTATCTAAGAACAGTGATGCCATAGACTACTTCAACTTGCTTTTCCCCAAGGATCTCATTGAACTCATTGCCTACGAGACCAATGCACATGTCAAGACTTGCCAGTTCCTTGGCTGGCATGACCTTAACTGGATCCCCGTCACGACCCATGATATCAAAGTCTTCATTGGTCTAAGTATCCTTATGGGCCTCGAGAACCTTGCTGAACTACCACATTATTGGTCCTGGAAGCACAATGCAAAATGTGACACCTTTTTCCGAGCCATGACATTCATTCGCTTTCAGCAGATATCTTCTAACATCTGTATGGGGAGTCTCCTGACTGAGGAGCATAGTGGCAATGCCAGCAGTGATAAGTTCCATATTTTCCAGCCCATGCATAACATTTTGGGCCCTGCCATGTGGAACGCCTACCAGCCCAACCAGTGCCTGTCCATAGACCGTGCTCTGCTGCCCAGTCATGAGGACAAAACCAGCTCCACCAAAGGGGACTCCAAGGCTCCACCACAGGTGTGGCTGCTCTGCGACTCCAAGTCAGGCTACTGCCACAGGTTTCTCATTCAGTTGGAGAAGGAGAAAAATATTGATTTGGGGTTCAGTGTCGTCTCCCCACTGGTGGAGGGCCTTCATGAAAAACACCACCAACTCTTCCTGGCCAGTTCCTTGACTTCTGTGCCACTCATGCAGAAGCTTCTAGACCAGGGCATATATTCTTCAAGCTCCTTCCCCACTCAAAGTCCCATCATTCCCAAAGAGATCTGGGAGCAGGGCAGAGTGGAGAAGCCTGGGGACTTCCTGCAAAGGCAGTACGGCCCCCTGTTGGCCACCCGCTGGATGGACACCAAGGAGATGGGCTGCCTGTCCACAAATGCTAAGCCTGGGGAGCCAGACACGGTGTGGAGAAAGTCCCAGACCAAAGTAGGTGAACTAAGCCCCATCAACCGTCCTCTGGCCTTCAGACTCCTCCAGGAGAACATGAGGGGTGTGGATATCTGCAAGCAGCTGTTAGCCTGCAACCCACTCGGAGGCCTGCAGCACAACAAGTACTGGAAAAGTCTTTTTTGCTTCCTGGTTAATTTGAGCATCGTCAATGCATTCATTGTGCTGCGGGAGAGCCGCAAAGACAACCCACCACTGTGGGTGCAGGATGGACTTTTCACCCAGGTCGCCTTTCGCAAGCGCCTAGGAAACCAATTATTGAAGAGCGTCCGGAAACGCACATGGGTCTCTGCTGAGTTTAAAGTGGATACAGTCCAGAAGAAAAAGAGATTGAGGGTTCAGGTGAAAACAGAAGCTTCAACACAACAATTAGATGGAGACGAAAGGAAAAGTGTCAGACACAGGATGGTCAGACTCACCCCTAGGACCAGAAGATGCCGGACCTGCCATCTGAAGAACCTCCGCCACGAGAGCGTGTATGGATGCATCATTTGCAAAATCAACCTTTGCAAGAGGACATCCTGCTTCTGGGAATACCATGGCTACCCACCAAATACTCAAG GAAACACAAAGGTTGGATTTGTTGAAGATGAAACAAG CAGAAGCAATCAGTGGGTCACTTCAGACCAGGAGGATGACATAGACCTGGGAATGGCCCCAGTTGAGGAGATGGACTCGGATACCGATGATGATAGTCAGTTTGAGGTCATTGGCGAGGAGACAAGTCATCAAAGAGAATCTAAACCTCCATTATTGCTGCCCATGCCAGCAGAGCCCCCTGATGAAACTCAAACAGAGCTGCCGGTGGTTAAAGACAATGTAGATGTGCTCTCAGCTCGCCAGCTAAGGATAGCTCTATTTGCCCTATGTAGTGGAATAAGCCTCGCCTCAGCAGACTTCTCCACCCAACCCCAGCTCATCCAAAAATGGCTGTCAGACAAAAGGAGGCAACTAATGCACGATAGCAAGGAACAAGACAGAGGTAAGGCAGCAGAGAGTCTTGTGGAATGGGTCTTATCCCAGCGTGAGCTGCAACTGCCTGTCAATGAGAGTAACCTCTTCCACAAGGCCTCGGAGTTCCACAAACAGGGCAGCGGCTCCTTTCGTATCTCCTACGACTGGGCAGTGGGCTTCATGCTGCAGCATAAACTGGGTCTGCGTCCCCCAGGCAGGGCCCCTACAGTCAGCCTCAGCCTGCCACGCTCCATGGAGAACGACATCAGTGATTTCACCAAGTTCACCTCAAGAGTAATCCATGTCCACAAGATACCCCACACGGCCATAGCAGCCATGGATGAGCTGTATGTCTTTGTGGACTTCAAGTGGCTTGCAGACGAGACCAAGGTGGAGAAGCATGCAGCCCTTTGTATGGTTGGGAGTGGGGATCCTCTGTTCACTATTTACCTGGCTGCACTTGCAGATGGCACTTTGCTGCCCACCTTGGTCCTCACAAAGGAGCCGCTCCCTGACTCGGTCCCATCTAACCATGTCATACTGGTAGCGAAGCAAGAGTGCATGACCAGGGAAGATGACTTAGATCTATGGCTATCTCGGGTGTGGCAGCAGCACATGCCAGAAAAGAGCCATAGCAATAAAGCCATGCTAATCCTTGATGGCCATCGCGAGCACGTGTCTGACCACTTTCTGGGCACCCTCAGTGACTGCTGTACACTGCCGGCAGTTGTTCCTACCGGTTGTACCAGCCGTGTTCAGCCTGTAGAGATGTGCATACGACCGATACTGCAACGCTTCCTGATTGCCCGCTGGGCCCAGCTGGCAACTGAGGATGGGCTGACAGGGGCTTCATGCAAAGATGTTGTTCAGCTGCTGACAAATTGGCTAGTGGAGGCTCTATCCTGCTTAGCTGATCAGCCCGAACTGGTCTGGAAATCCTTCCTCATTACTGGGCTGCTCACTGAGCAGAAGAACCATGAGACCATTCAGAGCCTGGAAAATACCCAGTCCATGCTGTTGACTACCCTGACAGGAGTCCTGGTGGGGCCAGAGTTGGCTGCATTTGAgcaagaggatgaagaggatacACACAGTGAAGAAAGGGATTTAGTTGGGAAGGTGGATCATGTCTTACCACAGCCCCTTGTGGAAACGGATATGGACAAAATTGAAGTTGGGGAGGACATGGATGAGGAAGATGTCGAAAAaactgatgatgaagatgaggatgtAATAGAGGATGAGGACAAGATGGATGAGGATTAG